The genome window GAAATGAACAGTGACCTCTTGAATGCTCAACCATTACCAACAGAGTCATTCGCTACACTGGAAGGAACAATTGTAACGACGGGAATAGCTGAAAAAGAGGTAAAAGAAAGAGTGGTGGAGCCCACTGAAGCAACAGACCGAGAATCCAATGATGCAACAGTCGATGAGATCGCTGTAGCTGCTGAATCAGTGATAGAAGAACCTCTCGATACGGAAGAGATTATTAGGCGTACACTTGACCAAAATAATGTTCTGAGCGAAGAGCCATCATCTCCTCATTCAATACCGGCTCAACGAATTGATCATGAAACAGCTTCAACACAAGAGAACCGGCAATTCAAGGGGCGTAGAGGAGACCTCGTCTTTAGTATCTCGTAAAAGATTAGCTCGCTTTTTTGAAAAGCACTCGTATATCTTCAATCGCAAGATAGAAAGCTGGCACAATGGCGAGAATAATAATTGTCGCAAATAAAATTCCAAAACCTATAGAAATTGCCATTGGAATAAGAAAGCGCGCCTGCATAGACGTCTCAAATATCATCGGTGCCAGTCCAAGAAATGTTGTAAGTGAGGTGAGTAAAATCGGTCTTAGTCGTCTCTTGCCAGCTCGAATAACAGCATCATAAGTCGATAGACCGTTTTCTCGCTCCCTATTCGCTGTCACAACTAAGACCAGCGAATCATTCACGACTACCCCTGAGAGTGCTATGAGTCCGAAGAGACTTATAATGCTCAGGCCATATCCTAAAAGAAAGTGCCCCGCGATAGCTCCGATGAAACCAAAAGGAATACTCAGCATAACAATAATGGGCTGAATATAGCTCTTAAACGGTATCGCTAGGAGAGTAAAGACTACCAACATCGCTACTGCAAATCCCATTCCGAGACTACTCAGCGAATCTTGTTGCGCCTCTTTCTCGCCAGCAAACTTATACGTTAATCCAGGGTACTGACGCTGAAGCGCTGGTATATGCTTTTTTAGCAGCTCGTCAATAATCTTATTTGAATTTGAAACATCTTCGTCTACATCTCCAGAAACTGTTACGACTCGCCGTCCATTTACTCGTTTAATCTCGGTGTATGATAGTCCTTCCTGAACATGTGCAGCATCGAAGAACGCAATCTCTCCCCCTGCTGGAGTTCGAATTACTAGTTCTTCCAGTGTTTTCAGGGTTGAGCGCTCATCCTCTGACAACTTGACTCTAACTTTTATCTCATTTCTTCCACGTTGCTGACGCAAAGCCTCGACCCCAAAGAAGGCACCTCTTACCTGTCGACCAAGCTCGGCTGCAGTAATGCC of bacterium contains these proteins:
- a CDS encoding efflux RND transporter permease subunit, whose amino-acid sequence is GKHLKFTFLPRIDADVVTAQVRLPFGVSIEESRRVQKLLVLGAERAIQRAGGSHIAKGTYSQIGGGLVSFGPGPAFVGAGGAHVLAAQVALVPSDQRKISGMQFSRLWREEVGHIVGIDTLIFQAETGASEGLPIELNLSHPVKETLEEAGKELKAIIETYAGVSDTDDGVPSGKRQFSFTVTPYGESLGITAAELGRQVRGAFFGVEALRQQRGRNEIKVRVKLSEDERSTLKTLEELVIRTPAGGEIAFFDAAHVQEGLSYTEIKRVNGRRVVTVSGDVDEDVSNSNKIIDELLKKHIPALQRQYPGLTYKFAGEKEAQQDSLSSLGMGFAVAMLVVFTLLAIPFKSYIQPIIVMLSIPFGFIGAIAGHFLLGYGLSIISLFGLIALSGVVVNDSLVLVVTANRERENGLSTYDAVIRAGKRRLRPILLTSLTTFLGLAPMIFETSMQARFLIPMAISIGFGILFATIIILAIVPAFYLAIEDIRVLFKKAS